In Nitrospinota bacterium, the following proteins share a genomic window:
- a CDS encoding M48 family metalloprotease → MGASSKFVIAVLTALIASAPSFAHAQANALPGATAEKGYWTKNHRTLKESDKRSITARKVFAKVLSAADRKPGPAPELVILDEQGYPWARSLPDGSILLTRGAIDICMNSKSKEETEAKLAFIIGHELSHQVNGDFWHFFFYSGANPGPAMDEEDRKALEGAVKIAKQSDSVMAKELKADQYGVIYASQAGYHVRRIVDEDENFFREWTAATNPGLLEGRILSVTHPEIEERSAAVIVALKRVAEKLDVFDKGVASYKNSSYVAARKYFEDFLSVYQSREAFNNLGLVYYQMAEDEYAKWRLDEEPNFQLSLVVDPTNRARKTLAEGEDDDNALVSAAFAEESRDQTLFNRHADKAMRYFREAVNRDPGYAPAHNNLACVHFLKGEYSSAVGELDAGLKLNPNMPEAYNNRAVSYMSLGKELQVDLARKAEADLNKALELRKDYADALYNLAYLYKITGREKERAETLKELGEQTSGDEEGKKGK, encoded by the coding sequence GTGGGAGCCTCGTCAAAGTTTGTTATCGCCGTGTTGACGGCGTTGATCGCCTCTGCGCCGTCCTTTGCCCATGCCCAGGCCAATGCACTGCCCGGCGCCACCGCTGAAAAAGGGTATTGGACAAAAAACCACAGGACTCTCAAGGAGAGCGATAAGCGCTCCATCACCGCCCGCAAAGTCTTCGCAAAAGTGCTTTCGGCGGCGGACAGGAAGCCCGGCCCGGCGCCGGAACTTGTGATACTGGACGAACAGGGCTATCCCTGGGCGCGCTCCCTGCCGGACGGTTCCATCCTCCTCACCCGGGGCGCCATAGACATCTGCATGAACTCCAAATCGAAGGAGGAGACGGAGGCCAAGCTTGCCTTCATCATCGGCCACGAGCTTTCCCACCAGGTGAACGGGGACTTCTGGCATTTCTTCTTCTACAGCGGCGCCAATCCCGGCCCCGCCATGGACGAGGAGGACAGGAAGGCGCTGGAAGGGGCGGTGAAGATCGCAAAACAGTCCGATTCGGTGATGGCAAAGGAGCTTAAGGCAGACCAGTACGGCGTCATCTACGCGTCGCAGGCGGGCTATCATGTGCGCCGGATCGTGGACGAGGACGAGAACTTTTTCCGCGAATGGACCGCGGCCACCAACCCCGGCCTGCTGGAAGGGAGGATACTTAGCGTGACGCATCCTGAAATCGAGGAACGGTCCGCGGCGGTGATCGTTGCGCTAAAGCGGGTGGCCGAGAAGCTGGACGTGTTCGACAAGGGGGTGGCGTCGTATAAAAACTCCAGCTATGTGGCGGCCAGAAAGTATTTCGAGGACTTCCTTTCCGTGTACCAGAGCCGGGAGGCGTTCAACAACCTGGGGCTGGTGTATTACCAGATGGCGGAGGACGAATACGCCAAATGGCGGCTGGACGAGGAGCCGAATTTCCAGCTTTCGCTTGTGGTGGACCCGACCAACCGCGCCCGCAAGACCCTTGCGGAGGGGGAGGATGACGACAACGCGCTCGTCTCCGCCGCCTTCGCCGAGGAGAGCCGGGACCAGACCCTGTTCAACCGCCACGCGGACAAGGCGATGCGCTACTTCCGCGAGGCTGTCAACCGCGACCCCGGCTACGCCCCGGCCCACAACAACCTGGCGTGCGTCCATTTTCTCAAGGGGGAATATTCCTCCGCAGTCGGCGAGCTGGACGCGGGGCTGAAACTGAATCCCAACATGCCGGAGGCGTACAACAACCGCGCGGTGTCGTATATGTCGCTTGGCAAGGAATTGCAGGTGGACCTGGCGCGGAAGGCGGAGGCAGACCTTAACAAGGCGCTGGAGCTTCGCAAGGACTACGCAGATGCGTTGTACAACCTTGCGTATCTGTACAAGATCACCGGGCGGGAGAAAGAACGGGCCGAGACGCTAAAAGAGCTTGGCGAACAGACCAGCGGGGATGAAGAGGGGAAGAAGGGGAAGTAG
- a CDS encoding PIN domain-containing protein — protein MSAKKAIIDTSVILRLLTRDDEAKSNACQRLIRESGRDGITLILPFVAALEIVWVLEKVYKYDRRRIRDIVDAILNTPELKVEQDSVIRKAVYDYAEKNVKFADAVMAHSALENGVSAVYTYDEKDFRKIKGVEPIKP, from the coding sequence ATGAGCGCAAAAAAAGCGATAATTGACACAAGCGTCATATTGCGCCTTCTGACGCGCGATGACGAGGCCAAAAGCAATGCCTGCCAGAGGCTTATCCGGGAATCCGGCCGCGATGGGATCACCCTGATTCTCCCTTTTGTGGCGGCGTTGGAGATTGTCTGGGTTCTTGAAAAAGTCTATAAATACGACAGGCGGCGGATACGGGATATCGTTGACGCCATTCTCAATACGCCGGAACTCAAGGTCGAACAGGACTCGGTCATACGTAAAGCCGTTTATGATTACGCAGAGAAGAACGTAAAATTCGCCGATGCCGTAATGGCGCACAGCGCTCTGGAAAACGGCGTGTCCGCCGTTTACACATATGACGAAAAGGATTTCAGGAAAATAAAAGGTGTTGAACCGATAAAACCATAA
- a CDS encoding AbrB/MazE/SpoVT family DNA-binding domain-containing protein, with amino-acid sequence MKAVKVLPKGQITLPSAIRRRLKIKEGDTLVMEDKGEAVTIRKGKTIFDYAGSLPSLGMSIEAMREKAVKDSAHERKKSDN; translated from the coding sequence ATGAAAGCGGTCAAGGTGCTTCCCAAAGGCCAGATAACCCTGCCAAGCGCTATAAGGCGCAGGTTGAAAATAAAGGAGGGTGACACCCTGGTGATGGAAGACAAGGGGGAGGCAGTCACGATCAGGAAAGGCAAGACCATATTCGATTACGCCGGATCCCTGCCATCTTTGGGAATGAGCATTGAGGCAATGAGGGAAAAAGCGGTCAAGGACTCGGCCCATGAGCGCAAAAAAAGCGATAATTGA
- the recO gene encoding DNA repair protein RecO, producing MPLHESTAVTIKSIRLGEADRIVTLFTERYGKIKAVAKGALKPKSRFGGRLEPFVHGRIIFYGKEKAELFQLNTFDVIEPFLPIRDDLDKMSHAFVSAELCDYCQKERDVNREGLRMLLGFWRALSAESNGARQDLLLRLFEFKYLSLIGFMPRLSHCVNCGKEPAQAAAGFNARKGGVVCADCVKSDNGAIRVSLGSVKLLGKSLETPMEKLSRLAAGPALMDDVERMVHEMVETHVRRRMKSERFLRM from the coding sequence ATGCCGCTCCATGAGTCCACCGCCGTCACCATAAAGTCCATAAGGCTAGGCGAGGCGGACAGGATCGTCACCCTATTCACCGAGCGCTACGGCAAGATCAAGGCGGTGGCCAAGGGGGCGCTAAAGCCCAAGAGCCGGTTCGGCGGCAGGCTGGAGCCATTCGTGCACGGCCGCATAATCTTCTATGGCAAGGAGAAGGCGGAGCTTTTCCAGCTTAACACTTTCGACGTGATAGAGCCTTTCCTCCCCATCCGGGACGATCTGGACAAGATGAGCCACGCCTTTGTCTCCGCCGAGCTTTGCGATTACTGCCAGAAAGAGCGGGACGTGAACCGGGAAGGTTTAAGGATGCTGCTTGGATTCTGGCGCGCTTTAAGCGCGGAATCCAATGGCGCGCGGCAGGACTTGCTATTGCGGCTGTTCGAGTTCAAATACCTTTCGCTCATCGGATTCATGCCCCGGCTTTCCCATTGCGTCAATTGCGGCAAGGAACCTGCCCAGGCGGCGGCCGGATTCAACGCGCGCAAAGGAGGCGTTGTATGCGCCGATTGCGTAAAGAGCGATAACGGCGCGATACGAGTAAGCCTGGGTTCCGTAAAACTGCTTGGCAAAAGCCTGGAGACCCCGATGGAGAAGTTAAGCCGCCTTGCCGCCGGCCCAGCGCTGATGGACGACGTGGAACGGATGGTGCACGAGATGGTGGAAACCCATGTGCGAAGAAGGATGAAAAGCGAGCGGTTTTTGAGGATGTGA
- the era gene encoding GTPase Era: MTLPEGIKSGFVTIAGRPNVGKSTLLNRLVGSKVAITSPRPQTTRNRVVGIMSRPGLQVVFVDTPGIMREKSRLNKFMIGVSVKAGGDSDMILFITDAERPDLEADRFALSRFGEKRCPRFLVINKIDTVKKPVLLEQIAALTTIGEFDEVFPISARNGEGVEEMVTSIAKILPVGPQFYPAETITDQPERFFIGEIIREKAFVSLHQELPYSTAVVVEGVEDEPNGVTLIGAVIYVERESQKGIVIGKGAAMLKKIGSMARQELEARFGTKVYLDLRVKVKEKWTTDIRSLGELGYKDEE; the protein is encoded by the coding sequence ATGACCCTTCCAGAAGGCATTAAATCCGGTTTCGTCACCATCGCCGGCAGGCCGAACGTGGGCAAGTCCACGCTTCTAAACCGCCTCGTCGGCTCCAAGGTGGCCATCACCTCGCCACGCCCCCAGACCACGAGAAACCGCGTGGTGGGCATAATGTCCCGGCCCGGCTTGCAGGTGGTGTTTGTGGACACGCCGGGGATCATGCGCGAAAAATCGCGGCTCAACAAGTTCATGATCGGCGTCTCCGTGAAAGCGGGGGGGGACAGCGACATGATACTGTTCATCACCGACGCGGAACGGCCGGATCTGGAGGCGGACCGGTTCGCCCTCTCCCGGTTCGGCGAAAAGCGATGCCCCAGGTTCCTTGTGATAAACAAGATAGACACGGTGAAAAAACCTGTGCTGCTCGAACAGATCGCCGCGTTGACCACCATCGGCGAATTCGACGAAGTGTTCCCCATATCCGCCCGGAACGGAGAGGGGGTGGAGGAAATGGTCACATCCATCGCCAAAATCCTCCCCGTGGGACCGCAATTTTATCCGGCGGAAACTATCACCGACCAGCCGGAGCGGTTCTTCATCGGCGAGATCATCCGGGAGAAGGCGTTCGTGTCGCTCCATCAGGAGCTGCCGTATTCAACGGCCGTTGTGGTGGAGGGGGTGGAGGACGAGCCAAACGGGGTGACGCTCATCGGGGCGGTGATATATGTGGAGCGCGAATCGCAAAAAGGTATCGTGATCGGGAAAGGCGCCGCCATGCTTAAGAAGATCGGCTCGATGGCCCGGCAGGAGCTTGAGGCCCGGTTTGGAACGAAGGTGTACCTGGACCTTCGGGTGAAGGTGAAGGAAAAATGGACCACCGACATCCGCAGCCTGGGCGAACTGGGATACAAGGACGAGGAGTGA
- the ccsA gene encoding cytochrome c biogenesis protein CcsA, translating to MNFVKRSLPAIATALTAASAAMMMVSIYLVFSFAPMEAVMGWPQKIFYFHVPISIMCYIGFFFTFAGSIGYLWTKNFMYDRLALAGAETGVMLSVLMIATGMLWGKPIWGAYWTWDPRLTTSFVLWLIFAGYLILRGRVEDETMRAKYAAVMGIVGYADVPLVHYSVKLWNRGIHPVLEKSGGDSGMHPDMLTAFKACLVTFFLLFLLVFAQRLRCEFVKGEVERLKAS from the coding sequence ATGAACTTTGTGAAGCGGAGCCTTCCCGCCATCGCCACCGCGCTCACCGCGGCCTCCGCCGCGATGATGATGGTGTCCATATACCTGGTGTTCTCGTTCGCCCCCATGGAGGCGGTGATGGGATGGCCGCAGAAGATTTTCTATTTCCACGTGCCGATATCCATCATGTGCTACATCGGTTTTTTCTTCACGTTCGCAGGCTCCATCGGCTACCTGTGGACGAAAAACTTCATGTACGACAGGCTGGCGCTGGCCGGGGCGGAGACGGGGGTGATGCTTTCCGTGCTGATGATCGCCACAGGCATGCTGTGGGGCAAGCCTATATGGGGAGCGTACTGGACATGGGACCCGAGGCTGACCACCTCCTTTGTCCTGTGGCTCATCTTCGCGGGCTACCTTATATTGCGAGGCCGGGTGGAGGACGAGACCATGCGGGCAAAGTACGCAGCCGTGATGGGGATCGTGGGCTATGCGGACGTGCCGCTTGTGCATTACAGCGTGAAACTGTGGAACAGGGGCATCCACCCGGTGCTGGAGAAGTCCGGCGGCGATTCGGGGATGCATCCGGACATGCTCACGGCGTTCAAGGCGTGCCTTGTCACCTTCTTTCTCCTTTTCCTGCTGGTGTTCGCGCAGCGGCTGCGGTGCGAGTTTGTAAAAGGGGAAGTTGAAAGGCTGAAGGCTTCCTGA
- a CDS encoding CcmD family protein has product MDYVIYAYALVWLVFFGYVFLIGKRLSKLEKDVAGLKK; this is encoded by the coding sequence GTGGACTACGTCATATACGCATACGCGCTGGTGTGGCTTGTGTTCTTCGGCTACGTGTTCCTGATAGGCAAAAGGCTTTCAAAGCTTGAAAAGGACGTGGCGGGGCTGAAAAAATGA
- a CDS encoding heme exporter protein CcmB translates to MSGDIKRFLSGSVAIVRKDLAMELRGKEIFTTTFMFAVLTLLIFNFAFDMTSIKVEDAAAGVLWVAFLFSGSITMNRSFLHEKEDGCLSALMLAPISRSGVYFGKMASNLILTLLTMAVIIPIFTVMYNINVMERFFLQSLTLFLGAVGFNSVGLLVAAMAVNLRAREMMGPLLLLPVVTPVVIAAVKASGGLIRGESVEQLWVWFQILAVFDVIYLVAPWLLFEHIIEE, encoded by the coding sequence ATGAGCGGGGATATAAAAAGATTCCTGTCCGGCTCCGTCGCCATCGTCCGCAAGGACCTGGCGATGGAGCTTCGCGGCAAGGAGATTTTCACCACAACATTCATGTTCGCCGTGCTCACGCTGCTCATCTTCAACTTCGCGTTCGACATGACCTCCATAAAGGTGGAGGACGCGGCGGCGGGGGTGCTTTGGGTGGCGTTCCTTTTTTCCGGATCGATCACCATGAACCGCTCATTCCTCCACGAAAAGGAGGACGGGTGCCTTTCCGCCCTGATGCTGGCGCCCATTTCCCGCAGCGGGGTATATTTCGGCAAGATGGCCTCCAACCTGATCCTGACGCTGCTTACGATGGCGGTGATCATCCCCATATTCACGGTGATGTACAACATAAACGTGATGGAGCGGTTCTTCCTCCAGTCGCTTACGCTGTTCCTGGGGGCGGTGGGATTCAATTCGGTGGGATTGCTGGTGGCGGCGATGGCGGTGAACCTTCGGGCGCGGGAGATGATGGGACCGCTTCTGCTCCTGCCGGTGGTGACGCCGGTGGTGATCGCGGCTGTGAAGGCCTCAGGCGGGCTTATCCGGGGCGAGAGCGTGGAACAGCTTTGGGTGTGGTTCCAGATACTGGCCGTGTTCGACGTGATATACTTGGTGGCGCCGTGGCTTTTGTTCGAGCATATTATAGAGGAGTGA
- the ccmA gene encoding heme ABC exporter ATP-binding protein CcmA, which yields MTSQNINSPLIELRSIVKRFGRVTALDHVDLGVAAGESLTIFGPNGAGKTTLLRMIAGLVKPSGGELMIAGEDVTHGHHDELRRRIGYISHQSLVYADLTAMENLVFFARLYGVADPERKGAELLDEVGLKSRADDTAGTFSRGMRQRLSIARALVNDPDIILLDEPFTGLDQHAAGMLMNLLSRLRGEKRTIVMITHNLEVGLSLGTRVAVQAAGKIRFDRAAAQIDRASFHDTYNGIVGSAHY from the coding sequence ATGACATCGCAGAATATCAACTCTCCGCTGATTGAGCTCCGTTCCATCGTCAAAAGGTTCGGCAGGGTGACTGCCCTTGACCATGTGGACCTGGGGGTGGCGGCGGGAGAATCGCTCACCATATTCGGCCCCAACGGGGCGGGGAAGACAACCTTGTTGCGGATGATCGCCGGGCTTGTGAAGCCTTCCGGGGGCGAGCTTATGATCGCAGGCGAGGACGTCACCCACGGCCATCATGACGAGCTGCGCCGCAGGATCGGCTACATCTCCCATCAGAGCCTTGTTTACGCGGACCTGACCGCCATGGAAAACCTGGTCTTTTTCGCCCGGCTTTACGGCGTGGCGGACCCGGAGCGCAAGGGGGCGGAGTTGCTGGACGAAGTGGGGCTGAAAAGCCGCGCGGACGACACGGCGGGTACCTTTTCCCGGGGGATGCGCCAGAGGCTTTCCATCGCCCGAGCCCTTGTCAACGATCCGGACATCATTTTGCTCGACGAACCTTTCACGGGGCTCGACCAGCACGCCGCCGGGATGCTGATGAACCTGCTTTCACGGTTGCGCGGGGAGAAACGGACGATAGTGATGATAACCCACAACCTGGAAGTAGGGCTTTCGCTTGGGACCCGCGTGGCGGTGCAGGCGGCGGGGAAGATACGGTTCGACAGGGCGGCGGCGCAAATAGACCGAGCCTCGTTCCACGACACATACAACGGCATAGTGGGGAGCGCGCATTACTGA